The genome window CAATATAGCCAAACCTGGTGATACCATTCTTGTAAATGAAGGTATATATACCCAAACCGAATATCTGAGCGGTACTAAAGGTAATGACAAAAACAATATTTACGTCATTTCAAAAAAAAGACACGGTGCAATCTATAGAGGTGGGTCAGAAGCTTGGCATTTAAGTTCCGTTTCCTATATTGTTATCGAAGGGTTTGTGTTCGAACAACAAACCGGTAATGGTGTCAACATGGACGATTCAGGAAGTTTAGTGAATCCTTCTACAAATATTGCAATAATCCACTGCATATTTAGAGATATTAAAGCAACCGGAAACAATGACTTATTAAAATTGTCAGGATTGGATTTTTTCTCAATATCAGAATGTACATTTTTAAATGGAAGCCTCGGAAGCTCAGGTAGTGGAATTGATATGGTAGGATGCCACAATGGTAGAATTAATAAATGCACTTTTGAAAACATGGGTGCCAATAGTATCCAAATGAAAGGAGGAAGTCAATACATCCGGATTGAAAAAAACTTTTTTAAAAAAGGTGGGCAACGAGCAATCAATATTGGCGGAAGTACCGGGTTGGCATTTTTTAGACCTCAGAATGCAACATTTGAGGCTGCAGATATAAATGTATGGTCGAACATATTCATTGAATCTGACACACCCATTGCATTTGTAGGATGTATCCGAAGTAAAGTGGTAAACAATACCATAATCAATCCGGTAATTTGGATTTTTAGAATACTTCAGGAAACGGTTGACCCCAATCGTTTTGCTCCTTGTGGAATGAATGAATTTACAAATAACATTATTTATTTCCCAAATAATATTAGAACGATTGTTAATATTGGACCAAATACAGATCCTTCTTCATTTATTTTTTCAAATAACTTATGGTACAATCATCAGAATCCAAGTTTTAATCAATACAATTTACCTGTAGCAGAAACCGGAAGTATCAAAGGCAAGGATCCATTATTTGTAAACTTAACACAAGAAAATTTTAATCTTTTAAAAGCTCACCAGCCATTGGTCAAGGCAAATCGGTGATCGCACCTATTGAAGATTATAATGGAAATCTTTTTGAAATTACCAACCGATCAATTGGAGCCATAGAATATCAAAAAGTAAGCAATAATGATGATTTAAATACTTCATCCATGTTAGTTTATCCAAATCCATCTAAAGGATTAATACATATTATTTCCGACCTTATAAAAGGTGAACATTTAAAAATAACAATTTTTTCAATCCAAGGAAACTTTATAAAAAGCATACCAATTAATACTACAACAAACCCATCCATCGACTTGCAAATGAATGATGGAACTTACATGTATATCATAGAAGATTCAAAAGAGAAAATTCTCAAAAGATCCTTGTTATTGATTTCAAAATAACTTTAAGCGTAGTTAGTAAAAGGTTTCCTTTATGGAGTGGTTGATCAAAGGCGTATTGTTAGGCATTAGTATTGGCCTTTTGGTGGGGCCTTTGTTTTTTGCATTGATACAAGCAGGTATGGAATATGGATTCCGCAAAGGATTTCTTTTTGCAGCAGGAATTTGGATTAGTGATTTCATTCTATTAATGCTCACCTATTTTATATTTAAAAATATTCCACTACCTACAAACACAGATGATATCAGTCCGATTCTTATAGTTATCTGCGCTGCAGCATTTATATTAATTGGTTTAAACATTATGCTCTCACCAACAAAAAAAATGGATCATCAATATCTTCCTACTTCTAAATTATGGACAGTCTTGGTCACAAAAGGTTTTATTGTTAACACCATGAATCCATCTGCATTTTTAATTTGGATGAGTGTTGCGACTATTGCCAATAAAATAACTTTAAAACCCAGTGGCACAGAAATTCTTATGTTCTATTTGAGCATTGGTATCACCATCATTGGTTTAGATTTGTTGAAAATATTCTTAGGTAAGAAAATTGCTTTAAAATTCAAGGATGGTATCCTGTCAAAATTCAAATATGTGTCGGGCGTTTTTTTTATAATTAATGGGTTATATTTGGTGTACGTCGCCATATTCTAAAATAAAAAAACAAAGTATAAACATTTTAACAATAATAATGCATGCTTATATTTTACCATTGAGAAAATAATGACACAAAAACTAATTAAATAAATATTCTATTCGTAATATTCAAAAAGATATTCATCCTTATATTCAATCTCATTCGCTATTAGTTCAGTTAGGTATTCTGATTTGAACGATACCTTTTTATGATGTATCTTTTGATTTTGAATATATTTATAAACTTTATCCAAATGAGATCGACTATAAGAAAATGCTCCAAATCCGCTTTGCCATTCAAATTTATTTTTGATTAGCCCCTTTTCGTTAATCCAATTATTGCTTGCTCTTTTTATATCTTTAACCAAATCAGAAATGGATATCGCAGGATTCAAACCTATTAATATATGAATATGATCTATCATACCATTTATTGCTAGCATTTTATGTCTATAGTTTTGTACAACAGCAGTTATATATTTATATAATTCTTCTTCCCATGTTTCACTTATAAAACTTTTTCTACCCTTCACTGCAAAAACCAATTGGATAATCAATTGTGTATATGTGTTACTCATTATAAATTCATTGAATCAAACAGGTTGCCCCGCTGGGCAAATTAAAATCTAAAATTAACCTACAAAATAAATGCCATTTTATGGTATTTATTTTAGATAAGTAGTTGCCCCGCTGGGGCAATGATAATTCATACATTGGTTTTGCAGCTATTATTTTGATAAGACGAGCTTGCCCTGTTGAATCTTTTATAATACATACGATGGTGTTACAAATTTTATTTTGATATATGGAGATTGCTACGTTGGGGTAATTTAAATAAATACATTGGTTTTATAATTTTGGTTTTGAGGCAAATAAATAGATTCAGGATACTTGAAACAAAGGGACTGCTATTATAAATATTTTGGGTATAATACTAAACATAAAAATATTCTTCTGTCAGATAAATACTTTTGATAAATCTCTATGTACGAGATTTTTAAAGCCAAGGCTATAACATCTTAATGAAACTTTAATTATACAAATTATATACCTTCTGTTCAATCTATGTATAAAATCTTAACTTGGAAAATCATTAGCCCAATAGGTCAATTTCTTTGTAGCATTGCAAAATGCGTAAATCTTTGTCCCAACAGACCATGCTCCTAGTAGCATCGTAAGATGCGTAAAATCTTTCCCAACGAGCCATCCTCCTAGTATCTTCGAAACATGAATAAATCTTTACCAAAAAAACCAACCTTTTTTTAGCATATTATGATGCACAAATCTTTTACCAACGGTCCAAACTCCTTATTGCTTCGAAACATAAATAAATCTTTGCATCGAAAGACGGTCAAATCTTTGTCCCATCAGGCTTACATCCTTGTACCATCAAAACTTGGGTAAATCTTTGCCCCATAGACCCATCCTTACTGTAGCATCACACGATACGCAAATCTTTTTCACAACGAGCCAAACTCATTATAGCTTAGAAAAATGAATAAATCTTTGTCTCGAAGAACCAACTTCCCTGTTGCATCGAAAGACGATCAAATCTTTGTCCCATCGGGCTTACATCTTTGTACCATCAAAACTTGGGTAAATCTTTGCCCCAGCAGGGCAACCCCCTTGTAGCATCGTAAGATGCGTAAATTATTGCTCCAGCGGAGCAACCTATTTGCAAGATTAAAAATCAAAAATACCCTCAGGTAAAATCATAAAAACGATCTTTTCTACCTCATCTATTTCTTCTACAAAATCTTCGTGTAATGGAATTAATAATGATCTACCCTCATGCATAACTCTGGCCATCAACTGCGATGGATATTCTTCAATACTGGTAATAGCAACATTATAATTCGATGTCCGATCATGAATCGAGTAGCCCTCTAATCCTTGACTTTTACCTTGAATCTTGGCAGATCTTTTTGTTGCTTTTGATAATTTATTTTCATCTATATAAAAACTTTGATGACTTAATACTCTTGCCTGCTCAGGATTATCTACACCTTCTAATTTCAACAAAGTACTCCCATCTGTTTTACATCATTCAATAAAAAAGGAACGTGACATCCGTTTATTTTAAAAAAACGACCTTTTCACTTAGTATATGTTTTTTGAAAATTGGATTCATTTCAACATCTAAAATGCCTTTTATTCCATGTGATTTGTAACATTTGCCAGCTTCAATAAAATCAATCATAAACCTAATTATGTTGAATTAAATATTGGCGAATAATAACACCACGTTCTGCCTTGGGATCATAAGGAGTATTGGGATTGGCGAAACCTCTTTTTAAAAACCATGCTTCGTGATACACCATACCAATATGATCTGCATATTTAGAATTCGATTTGATTTTAATAATTTCATCTGTATAATCAGCTTCCTCAACACTGAGAACGTTTTCAAATGAACCAGAAGAAATCAATTCTTTTGATTTTATATCTAAATAATAATAAGAATTATTATTCCAATAACTAAAAAGTTCAAAGGGTTCCCCTTGGAAAGTTATCAATTGCCTTGAACCAATATAAACATTACCATTCCATGATTTATTTTTAGCAACAGGATAAACTAATTTAATAAAATCAAGACCAAACTCTGTTTTGATCAATTTGCTTTTACTCGAAGTGACGAATGAATTTCCAACCAATTCCCAGGATGCACTGGAATCTTTTCTTAGGTATTGATCTAAAGAAAATACCAATTCATTATTTGCATTTCGAAAAGTATCTACTACTTCTTCCATGATTTCAACACTTACTGAATCAATAGTAACCACAATTTCCTTGGAAAAATAAATAGAGTCCGTTTTATAAATCCAAAATTTACCCAACTCTAATGGCGTATAAGTATAACCAAAAGTAGTTTCATCCAATACTTCAACTTCAGGATCACAAGCATTGATAACTAAACCTGTTACCAATATTATAACTATCGTTTTTATGAATTGCATCTTTACCATTAATGATTAAAATTAAATAACGAATTCCGAATGATACCACCACAAACCACATCATCACCTTCATAAATGACAGCCGATTGACCGGGAGCGATACCTCTAACAGGAGCATGGAAGTGAATTTTTAATTCGTCGCCTTGGTGTTGGACCTGACATACATGTCCAGGATCTTTATATCGAACTTTAGTAACGAAATCCTCATCACCCGGCACGGTATTATATTTTAACCAATTCAGTTTGCTAACATCCATAGCTGGTCTTGACAGCTCCATTTCTTCTCCCAAAACAACTGTATTGGTCTCCGGAATTATGTCGGTAACAAACATTGGTTTCCCAAATGCTTTTCCTAAACCTTTACGTTGGCCCACGGTATAAAAAGGATATCCATCATGATAACCTAAAACCGATCCAGATTGATCTATAAATAGTCCACCTTTGACTTCATCTTCTAATCCTTCTACCCGGCGCTTTAAAAAACCTCTATAATCATTGTCAGGTACAAAACAAATCTCGTAACTCTCGGCCTTTTTTGCCAAATTATCGTATTGACGATCAGCAGCAAACTGTCTCACTTCCGGCTTAAGATATTCAGCTAGCGGAAACACACTTCTTCCAAG of Candidatus Defluviibacterium haderslevense contains these proteins:
- a CDS encoding LysE family transporter; the protein is MEWLIKGVLLGISIGLLVGPLFFALIQAGMEYGFRKGFLFAAGIWISDFILLMLTYFIFKNIPLPTNTDDISPILIVICAAAFILIGLNIMLSPTKKMDHQYLPTSKLWTVLVTKGFIVNTMNPSAFLIWMSVATIANKITLKPSGTEILMFYLSIGITIIGLDLLKIFLGKKIALKFKDGILSKFKYVSGVFFIINGLYLVYVAIF
- a CDS encoding T9SS type A sorting domain-containing protein, which encodes MIAPIEDYNGNLFEITNRSIGAIEYQKVSNNDDLNTSSMLVYPNPSKGLIHIISDLIKGEHLKITIFSIQGNFIKSIPINTTTNPSIDLQMNDGTYMYIIEDSKEKILKRSLLLISK
- a CDS encoding right-handed parallel beta-helix repeat-containing protein translates to MIRFFFLILLFINIAENNLSANTIIVGVNQTYTSIQSAYNIAKPGDTILVNEGIYTQTEYLSGTKGNDKNNIYVISKKRHGAIYRGGSEAWHLSSVSYIVIEGFVFEQQTGNGVNMDDSGSLVNPSTNIAIIHCIFRDIKATGNNDLLKLSGLDFFSISECTFLNGSLGSSGSGIDMVGCHNGRINKCTFENMGANSIQMKGGSQYIRIEKNFFKKGGQRAINIGGSTGLAFFRPQNATFEAADINVWSNIFIESDTPIAFVGCIRSKVVNNTIINPVIWIFRILQETVDPNRFAPCGMNEFTNNIIYFPNNIRTIVNIGPNTDPSSFIFSNNLWYNHQNPSFNQYNLPVAETGSIKGKDPLFVNLTQENFNLLKAHQPLVKANR
- the mnmA gene encoding tRNA 2-thiouridine(34) synthase MnmA; amino-acid sequence: MSKLGKILVAMSGGIDSTVAAIMLHEQGYEVIGITMKTWDYASSGGSKKETGCCSLDSLQDARRVSVDMGFHHFILDIRDEFGDAVIDNFVDEYIAGRTPNPCVMCNTHIKWNALLKRADGLDCEFIATGHYVRKNKLEDRYYVSKAKDLVKDQSYVLWGLTQEALGRSVFPLAEYLKPEVRQFAADRQYDNLAKKAESYEICFVPDNDYRGFLKRRVEGLEDEVKGGLFIDQSGSVLGYHDGYPFYTVGQRKGLGKAFGKPMFVTDIIPETNTVVLGEEMELSRPAMDVSKLNWLKYNTVPGDEDFVTKVRYKDPGHVCQVQHQGDELKIHFHAPVRGIAPGQSAVIYEGDDVVCGGIIRNSLFNFNH
- the tnpA gene encoding IS200/IS605 family transposase codes for the protein MSNTYTQLIIQLVFAVKGRKSFISETWEEELYKYITAVVQNYRHKMLAINGMIDHIHILIGLNPAISISDLVKDIKRASNNWINEKGLIKNKFEWQSGFGAFSYSRSHLDKVYKYIQNQKIHHKKVSFKSEYLTELIANEIEYKDEYLFEYYE